taaaattcatattagttctttttattgtttagaaataattttgccTTACAACCAAGGTGTTTATTGTGTTagcaataacattaatttatatttttcatgctTTAATTAACTTCTGATAAATTTATGTGTAAAcagtttgtataaaatgttttaaaatctataaagtttatattgatcagaaaatataataatgataataataataaaaaaatgacaatttatgaacataatttggtttaatatacgatattttatggttaagttacaatttatcaatgttggatttttttttttgtttcaaggattcaattttattaattattagtataattgtcGATCTTTATGGTAAAAGAACCAtgggctataataatatattaataaaataaagactgATAATCAATGTCaggataaaaaagtttaatatgtctattgggtccataatatgttttttttgttaatattatttttattcattactataatgcctgctataatattaattgttgtagACTTCAtaaatacagttatttaatgctaataattttaaccaatctaaatgtacagaaaataaattatatcaaaattatattcccAATGTTTGCATTTTTGTACATAGCAAATACAAATTGTTTGGTAAACTCGTctctatattgtattttgttatattttcttagaTACATGTTTGGTTAATGTATGGTTAaccattgtttttgttttaattaattttgttatattaagtaaacaatttaacagcttagtataaataaattaacttaatgtgttcaaaataaatattttctaaatatcaCATCTTTagatatgattaaataatatacattttttgtacttataaaaatatttttaatatatggaATTTGATGATTAGCACTAAGATTTTGTctccttaaaaattataaagcaacaaatatatgttaattaaaatacaattactacTTCATTCAAGTTAAGAATTTTCAGCAGACTTGCTACTTTATTACATTGCAAGCATACAGATCGTTGACTGGGTAAGGATAACCAACGGGTGTTATTTGACTGTTGCTTGATTAAAACTAGTGGTTTAAGAGGTACCttctttttataaatggaatttagattacaattaatatttgtaatattgcaattatgtaaatatataactatcaaTAAATGTAAAGTATGTATcacaatatagtaaaattaaaaatatttagaattaactattttgatcctgcaaacaatttataaaattttaaaataagtgttaattaatttttagatttagtgGTGCAATAAATACTATTGGCCTTTTTTCTTATCATTCTTTTGAAAAGTGATGACTGAACTTTTAAATTAGTGTTGAACAAATGTAGCTAGATATATTAAAGtcgtaacattttttcttctgATAACCTTGTACGTTCTGTAGAAGtatgaactatttttaacaaaaaacgaTTCAATATTGTAAGCACATTCCTTGGaccaacaaaaaatacataataaattataaaataaaatatgtatttgtaaatagttaataaatattttaactacattttacattttaataagaaaatgatttttgattatGATACACTTtatcttgaaaatattaaactggtATAAGGGCTTCcagtttttacaatattgattttgagCAAGTTTTAAAggatttaattctaaatattgtttgtatttgtattttaatataatgttaaattaaaaattaatcaaatgtttatgaacatttaacaaaataagaaGAATACGTTTGATATagattaagaataattttatcttaaaatctGATGGATAAActtgtattgtaaaaaatcatttatgattttgtactttatttttaatagaaataattaatttttaaaattgtaaaaaaatcataaatgtcaaaagtttatttgttttatacaatttcaaagttgacaaaatacagtatttcacaatatcatagtattttttatataaaattatcaataaaaataaaaacaataattatgtattaacactagcttgtattttttctaataatagttCTAATCTTTCTTTCATAACTGGTTgacctttttttgttttttttccaagttttttatttttaaatttctttttttgtttatattcatCTAGTGCTTGTCGAATTTCTTCTTTCTTTTTCAATGCTTCAAGGCGCCTTGCTTTCTTTTCTTCTTGTATTTGATTGTAACGTTCTTGTGCTTCTTTATGTGGATTTAGCCTGAAAACAAAACATcacgtttataaatattttaacatagacacattcaataataatttagaagtcAACATAGGTAGTTACGTTTTGAGCAGATAACTGAccaatacttaaatatcaaGACGTGTGACGTATgtccataaataataattaacaattaaagaCAAAACAGgattctagaaaaaaaaaaacctttcatATAAAGCCGGATTTCCACGGCAAATACgcaataattgtacatttgaTCAGTGTACGATTATGGTGTTCACACGACTGGTGTATTCTTGATAAGTAATACAAGTAATATGGTCATTTCTTTGACTTGTGTCACATTTACTTACAATCCTTGGGAACAGCAccagtgaaaaataattgtacaagtATACCAGTCATGGGAATCAGGTTTTATCAAAGGACTTAAGAAGTTAACAAGAAAGAGActggtaagtatataattaatatgtttattttaaataatttaatatttcattttttttttttttttacctcttTTGCTGCTTAGTAAGACTGGCATCTTTACCATTCAATGGATCTAAAGGTCTCTCATTACCAGATTTGCTTAAATCTTTGTAGTAATCACGAATTACAGCCTTTTTGCGACGTTCATCCCAGTCTTGAactgaacaataaaaaaataaaaaaataagtaaaatatgactttaatataaataaaatgcagagaaaatacatataaaaataatttaattcgtcTTTATAAGATGTTTTTGTCTTATTTCAGCAATTTCTGAGATAATATACaactgtacattttaatattttttttatacctaattagaAACAAGAGTTAACCTTTTGTTATTCATtggacataatttataatgcttaatataataatagttttaaaaataatagcaaaTTATGtgcaaaacattaaaatagtgCACGGAGATgagaaataagaatattaattttttatggatcaaaatttggaaaaaaattgttaagttagattttcttttatattatatagtgttgcATTTAAGACTTATGTATgcataattatgtatgtagtaacaaatttaaaaataagatattagtatattacatattaacatattgaataatttgtatattatgcttaCACTTTTGTTTATtgctgtatttttttgttctccattttttcttatcaaatggtttttttgttttttcaactTGAGAtgacatgatttaattttgagtcAATCAGTTCAAtcagtttgtattttttaaaaattagacttAGGTATTCTAGTCAGTGAGTTGACAAACTCAAGTATTGGCCAATACTCACAGTCAATCAATAGTCGAATATCAACGTCCAACACTCAATGACGCTATAgggtaactaataattattgatatacttatattaaataaagtcaCTGcagtttataatgatttaagaaATTTGTGATGttgtatttgtttcaaatttatatcgaaatagtattaaatttcattcgTGAATTTTTACGTGTACGAACTACGAAGTTGCACTCCAACGTCCCCAACTACTCACACACGTGAATTTCGTATTTTCGTCTCTattctgtgataatattatcacaaaaataaaacgaagataaacattttgtttttgtttttaaatgtctaaAATGATATCGTTAACATTGATAAGAAGGTTCCACTGTCCACGAATAGCTGGTGTCATTCAAGTTTTTTTCCTAGTTTACGACGTagtcatgtatattatataatatgtttatatttcaaataaatcatgatatagctgtttgaaatgtttgaataGGTTAATCGCTTAATTGTCAGCTTACAATCAGCCTCAATATTTCGAGAATATAACTGTTAATAcccagtaaataataatttaactacctACTCAATTACTCAAGtaaacatattgtaaaatattcagCAGTCTTCAGCTCAGGAGGCCCTACGGTTAGggtaaccataatatttttagatcaaATAGGGACATCAGTTCCGTTGCACAGAGGGGACAGATGTTTGAAATCCGGACTGTCTGAACGAAATCCGGACGTATGATAAACCTACCTATGGTCCTTATTTTGAGCCATCCCGGTATTCAACAAGCTAGTAAGTTCATGTCACGTGAAAAATCGTaagaaatgttaaatttatatttcttattgggCCCACGGCCACTTATtgtcagtttttttaaaaaaaaactaattatggAAACAATCATATGCCTAACcatctataaacaaaaatgtccatcgtaaatttcaaaatgtccTCCCGGCCCACGGGGTTTGGTctattactttttaacttaacttatttTCTGCCCATGGGTCTAATATGTCTCTGTATCAAATTCCGTCTCAATTGGTCCAGCTGTTTAGGAATGCATAAAGGACAAACTAACAGACGGACAGAAATCCAACGAATTTAACACACAGTTTGCAGagacatattatacctaagtaGAATTTTTAACGGGCTACAAAGTTCACGGGTTTAGTtagttacttatatatatattatattataatatgttttaattatttattatttattataaaatatctatgtattaaatattatacctattttcatTACATTGAATTTCACTGTcttgttaaaattgtaattgtaattttattcggtaaataatggttattattattataaatttataactgaatagataactaataatatgagTTCGTCGTATTTTCCCACCTTGTATGATGTATCTAATATGTAACGATGGCTGTAGTTTATAAGGGTCATACGATGGTATCATTAATcagaaattttataaattatttgtatcaaCAGCATATACCATTAAAGTCCAGTAgaattattttccaaattattgattttaatttctattcacGTATTTCACctaaaacaatcaaaatatttagcggaaatacaatacttatattattattatggtgatTAACTATTCGTTTGTTAACTGCGTCTAGGcggtgtacttatatataataggtatattattaatataagagaaaaatatttatacgataggtaggtaggtaataacaCGAAAATACATGACTGGACgagaacaatttatttattcacgtagaacacgtatattataaattacgtatGTTTTTGTTTACGGCATTATAGGTGGAAACAGCGAGATAAagaatgaatatataatatagatacacaCAGTGGAAGTGGGTTTTTCATAACGATTCAATAGAAATTttacactatttttaatatcatttaaccATGGCGTGGCTGTACTTTATGTGATCGTTTCAAAACAGGTAAGTACTATAAActgcattataaatttatttaattataataattacgccacggtacacatatattatagaaagtataaattcgattttcatattattattcatgataAAAACTAgggtaaaatatattggaaTTTTAGGagcctataattttatatagactTTCGCAGAAAATTTAAGGATACCTCCTTTTTTGTAACctaatcgatataatattatattaaataaagtgaTGTATGGcatacagaaataataataccattaattaaataatgtattattatatcaacaataataCTCACACttcttattgaaaattaattgttttattatttgttaattcaaacttacttagaataatttcaatatttcttttttttttttttttaaggttttacagcaaacatattattatgtactacgattactttaaaatttagatcaaacttaaatatacGAGTAAGCATATAAAGTTGcaattacttattacattgcaagtaaaaattacatataggtacagtgTTAAAACTAGCCAAACgactaagtaaaaattaaatttgaatattaaaaccacagattgtaaaataatgatgatgaatTCACTTCATAGTATtactcaaataaatttatatagttcGATAAGTACAGACATATTTTGAAAGCAATGACTAACCACGCAAAacacgaataaaaattaacatttaggAAATTAAAAACGATACACGATAtgctaatttatataaaataatattattttaatggccTCATCTCTAAAATGCCGAATTAATGACTTGACTCTAGAGACAAAGTTTTAAAAAGCCGTGAACGGCGTTATCGTAATACAATACGCTGATGGTTAGTGGTTGACACCGTTGTATATCCCGTGGCGTGGTGTGCAGTACTATTGcggataataacataaatttttatttatatgtattaatggaCCACATTAATACGACCAGACCacattataaacgtataatagtagtaaaaaataatgtctaaATATTGCTTTATTTCAAATCATCCAGTTTTAAAGAACGAAAACTGCAGTATACAGTCGTTTATTCATTGCTCGGACTAAGTGCTGCACTGTTTTCTCGGGATTGGACGGGATTTACCCGTAtcacatgtattattatattcgaatATATCGTTGTTACTtttcactatattatgtattatatgggCTGTAAGTCTGTAaagttgttaataaattaggaATACGTGAAATCTTAAAATCGAAAACTGTATGGTACTACTATATTACAGGTTTGCGCCAAATATCAGCAGCATAACCCTCGGGAATTACTAATgctattatattgtgtgtacaGGGTGTCTTAGAATTTGAACTTGTATACCCACTTGtcaactatattatgatttataataatgttttcttCTACCCGTAAACTGTTTATGCACTGAAATTTACACACCActatttgaatacttaatggaatttgacatttaaattatgataaaatatttatataaatttagtatttagtatttttaaggaAACAGatctttaaattgttttattattttcagtctttaactaaaaaatattagaaatcaaaataaatattactgtgtAAAACAGTacagtaaattaatttcaaaagtgaaattaattaaatataatatattgaaatttattggtAGCTATAGTGTATATGTGAATACATACAGTAATACAACTTCTCGGAAAGGATTTGATCATCTATTGACAATCTTgtctataatacaaattaaaagctatgtatatttaaagtataaatttattttgtttatgaagTCCATCAAACGacttaacaaaaattacaacataTGAACAAACAACTGTATACTATGGGGCCCAgaatattatgagttatactCAACTGTTGGCTTATAGCATTATTTTAACCAAGAAACCAAGAAACTTAAGAGTTTTAGTTTTGCAAGAGTCTACGAGAgacttatgaaataatttaatagaatgtTTACCAAAGTTTGAATTAAGAGTaagttctaataatttttcaaagctTACATGATAATATGTCACTGGTTATATTTACAgggttttaagaaaattaaagactcgtgaaatgtacataatatattcataaatatacataaacgaatataagttataagcaataaatattatgtagtataccGTATACAAGTACATTGAATAAACAAAACCTAAATACAGTtagtatctatttttattttgataaagtgaatatttactaataatagtattattaaatttccaataCTGAGTTATTtcgttacaataattatttgaaattattattaatattatttttattattattgttagtataattattatcaatttacatcaaaaattaagatttatttaaattaatttaagatattaatcACCATTAGCtaggtatataacattaaatttgtatttgaaaaataatgaaaggtagtaataataaaaaaatttcaaataataaaataataatgatttgtatttgtctataaattttctatttgacatattatttagcATATTTAgttcttatatattatcaaacacTTTTTAACACGTTTGTACATAAGAAATGATTtactattagaaataaataaaattatagttatatgacaacaattttagaataaaaataaattgtataaaattattactaaataggtatataattaaaaaaaatattcagttaaAACAATagccatttaatttattacatacaaaattAGGTAGATTTTACacgcaaaatttaaaaacgtcctcaaatatttttaaaaagtcgataaattaaaaaaaaatatgtattatattattaatatttcacgaTTTTGtctcatttattaattattttagttttaaagaaatgtgtaatacctatataatgaaagttaaaagaataataatatgttccacagtaaaaataaaatgtttaactttacACGCTCGGTATTTTTAAAGACGGCGCATTATATAGGCAATTTAGGGGCTTATGCGTGGTGAAACTAAAAtatggaatttaatttattagctataatttaacataataacatattttactcaCCACTAGTATTGTTATTGCtttataccattttttattaatatttatattattaattaaaataataataataaaaaaaaaagtctctGAAATAATTTAGCCAACTGCGATATCATgccaataatgttattataatattagtatgtatAGAGTGAAGCACGGTGGATGTGATCATCTCCTCTATTCATCTCCTCTCTATTCTCGTGATTACTGTTTTACATGcgggttattattaattattatgtgcgGTGTGACTAAAATCAGCGGGGCGAACAGACGTGGTGTTTAGCTATTCAACCGGAACGCCCGTCGTATAATTTCGTGGGAGGGACGAGGGGGATGGCTTGTTGGAAATATTGACATGGTGCTGTCCTCTGGTCTGCGGTCGTTTTATTCCGGTCACAAACCCATCAAAACCGAAAGGAAAACAACGGCAACAACGGCACCTTTTGACACGTCATTACCGGAGATTTTCTTCGATGGCGTGTGATATGTACACAGCACGCCGTAGTTGAAGACAGGCGTCGAGTTTCTGACGTCTCCAAACAATCGGCGACGTGCATGTAATAATACTGCGGGGTGGCTGAGGATCTGCTTCAGGTCCCGGCGATGACGGGAAAATTGTGCGGTCAAAACACGCATTTCCCACGTGACGTACGTGGGGGTTTAGTAATAGCGTTATGTGTgacacatcatattattacacgGGAAACGGAAATGATTTCATCGGAATCCCCTCACTCTTTTTTCCCATACATAAAtagaggtacctatatataatacgttctGGGAATGTTTTGGTTAGAACCAAGCTCGTCGCATTATACCCGAAACgactttgtataataaataggtacacaacAATACAGTATGCTTTGTGGAGCCCTTgctcatcatattattgtgcataaataatgcaataattcaaattttaaattgtaaaatttttacttttacctGCTACCTTCACGTCAAGTAAGtaggtatcatattatattatgatatactattagatttattaaaattttatttgatgaaattttcatttgtttttcgGATCTTTGTTTCactttgaattatttagtagataatttttttttataacataaattcatatatttaatacaagcaGTAGGTTttgagttatatatatatatatttatcagtataatattataatatttatgttataaatataaatatatttttaatttagtaataagtGATAGAGTTCTTATCTGATTCTTTAcgatattagaaatatatatttgatagaaaattataataagtgtataaattatatatatactgcatAATCATTCGGAAagttaattgtttgttttagttttgatttaaatacatcaaatttGCACACACAATTATCTGATTAACAACTCACAGTAAAAAAGGGAAGTtctcacttttaaaaataaattttagcatcttcaaatacatataatagttattgtaatatgCTGTAAGAAACTCTAagcttttgaaaatatggtctTTCGGCAATGGgcatacttaaaaattctaaaaataggaATGCGAGAAAGAAAAGAATGGGGAGAGGATCACGCTTGGTAGATTAACAATTACCATGTACTCgctctatttatattaattacttactaggtatatagtaaatacaataacacTATACTCAGTATTATCAATATACCGCGCATACGTAGGTACAGGCACAACGGATTAACGTCAAACCCACAGCGATTTGCAacgatatagttatttatgaaTGATGTGTAATAGATGTGTTTGAAGCTAtggataaatgtttttttgatgatttattttttgtttttaaatacaactaaTTTTACAGCAATTTTTCTACGCACATATTACGCAATACgaattgtgtgtatatacgTTCGCCTTGTAGCGTTTAGGGTTACGCGGGATTAAAACGGATAGGCAAACCACGGGTCAAAAGAGTCGGTGTATGGATGGCTTGGTATATTGTCGGCTTTGTGTGTACATAACAACGTTCGCGTGTAaacatgtatatacatatatttatacatacagtaTACGCATTTAATACCTACTGGATTAATATTAGGTTTGTTGAGAGCAAACTCGATTTTAATCTTACAGATTATCCAGTTGATGGCCAGCTTATAacacagtataaatatatatatatatatatactaaatactagATATATATTCGTATTGAAAAACCGTTTCGAATTGAAATGAAAACCCGCACAATACCATCCCGTTTGTTACGCACCACTCAGCAATGTTGTACAAAACCCAACAGTCTTAACACTCAAATAATGCGctactattatacttataggtGTAATTCATTCATTGTCATAAtagatatcattatataataatatcataccgaACTGGAAGTGTTAACAATGAGGTGTGTGAAATTGGCtggaaaaattgtttgttgaattttacctattaatcatcataataaataatttatcattaattaattattattatatacaagtcCGGATTAAGGGATTCCATTCCCCGAAcctcaatatttttcatttttttaggaTCTTGCAGAATGTATTacagaattttttattgagtaaCTAAGTATTGAATTCTGCACAAAAATTTACTAAGATTTTTCTTTACATTGATATGAAGATTTTAAACAAAGTAATTTTCTGCAAAActagttgaaaatataatattttaaaatgttttatacttttatactccataaaagtttattttggaTATTATAACAGATCAAATCTTTTATCCCTATTACCATAATAGATCACTAATATCGTTgcagtaattttttatgtatgcattaaaataattgtaataaacgccttttttattttttttttaggggaTCTTGTTGTTAAAAACAGCGCAGGACTTTAAAACGGTTTAATTCAGGTTTGattatactatgataatattataaattaacgttaagataatatattttaattctaatattttatacaaaaattaaagtaaaactaatttttgatagctctttacataataaatatttaaagttaaatttgtttataaagttatagaaatctataattatattataacaagtaaTAACATCGTTAATCTCAAGTgactcgtattatatatgataaatactatgttatgtatagggtagtatttatataactaaaatacagctaatttaattctttaaaatgttgaatcacgtagaatattaattaaattacatattttacaataaacaaatattaatataatataataagttatttaacctTGCAATTTagcttttgtaaaaatgtattcagtttagcatatttttttaattacttataaaaagaaTCTAGGtacgtacaaaaatatatagatttattcggtaaataaaacttactataatatcaatggcaatataaataatttatttgatttaatttatttttgtacaaaccATTAGTCAACATATCTACTAACATGAATCGATTTGTTTCATACCAaagtcattttataataccgtttaattaatttaatcgagtataacgaatatttaacattttttgggtttgtgttttttttattcaatgttttcAAATCACTCGAGGAAAATACATGAGAAACTGAGGTTTTTGCACATTGTGCTAacgacattttcaaaatatgaattatatattctaaataaattgattatatttattaaaatattaaaactaaaaaattacactcaattatttaaacattcaatctgtaaaaatatattagctcTATAATCCATCTCGTATTCTCTTATATCTCTACCAATTATGAGTAGTGGCTGTTGATGAATCAgtttattgatgtattattataaagcccGTTGTCCGTATCgttgtgttttatattattttttctaaacaatgtacataatattatagtcatatagtattataagctctattatttaattgatttcaatAAACACAATGTGTaacctcaataataataatgacgattCCAACCCGTTCGGTGCGAGGTC
The DNA window shown above is from Aphis gossypii isolate Hap1 chromosome 2, ASM2018417v2, whole genome shotgun sequence and carries:
- the LOC114132532 gene encoding thyroid transcription factor 1-associated protein 26 homolog, which codes for MSSQVEKTKKPFDKKKWRTKKYSNKQKFQDWDERRKKAVIRDYYKDLSKSGNERPLDPLNGKDASLTKQQKRLNPHKEAQERYNQIQEEKKARRLEALKKKEEIRQALDEYKQKKKFKNKKLGKKTKKGQPVMKERLELLLEKIQASVNT